Proteins encoded in a region of the Shumkonia mesophila genome:
- a CDS encoding SLC13 family permease: MELDWLVIGVFVVVYLGMALGRWPGLAIDRTGVAIIGAIVLVVSGAVHGQAAFRFIDFPTIAVLFTLMVIAAQFAASGFFEWIGTGIAHGRVSQKVLLFHVVLTGGVLAALLTNDVVVWAMTPVLVQGLLRRGLNPRPYVIALACAANAGSAATVIGNPQNLLIGEYGGLGFWPFLLACGIPAAISLMVVYGVILKAPFGIGSAAAQTPAEDDAGRSAILKREPLAKALAATVALVIVFSVAEDRATWALAIAGALLLSRRLATRQMLSMVDWHLLLLFAGLFVVTGALGARPALIPGVVLAPLSGGPYGTEALAAVALAGSNTIGNVPLVVFLLSVTGDWTDMALYSLALFSTLSGNFLIVGSVANIIAVERARALGVTIGFVDYAKIGVPVTVLSLLAAYAWIRLVYPPFAAMIGT; the protein is encoded by the coding sequence ATGGAACTGGATTGGCTGGTCATTGGTGTCTTCGTTGTCGTCTATCTGGGAATGGCGCTGGGCCGATGGCCGGGGCTCGCCATCGATCGGACCGGAGTCGCCATCATCGGCGCGATCGTGCTGGTCGTCTCGGGCGCCGTCCATGGTCAGGCGGCTTTCCGCTTCATCGACTTTCCGACCATCGCGGTGCTGTTCACCCTTATGGTCATCGCCGCCCAATTCGCCGCCAGCGGTTTTTTCGAATGGATCGGCACCGGCATCGCCCATGGCCGCGTCAGCCAGAAGGTCCTGCTGTTCCACGTCGTTCTGACGGGCGGCGTGCTGGCCGCGCTTCTGACCAACGACGTGGTGGTTTGGGCGATGACTCCCGTGCTGGTGCAGGGGCTGCTCCGGCGCGGCCTCAACCCGCGACCCTATGTCATTGCCCTGGCCTGCGCCGCCAACGCCGGATCGGCGGCGACCGTGATCGGCAATCCGCAGAACCTTTTGATCGGCGAGTATGGGGGACTCGGCTTCTGGCCGTTCCTTCTTGCCTGCGGCATTCCGGCCGCGATTTCGCTGATGGTGGTTTACGGCGTCATCCTGAAGGCTCCGTTTGGCATCGGCTCGGCGGCGGCGCAGACGCCGGCCGAGGATGACGCCGGCCGATCGGCGATCCTGAAGCGCGAGCCGCTGGCGAAGGCGCTGGCGGCGACGGTCGCGCTGGTGATCGTCTTCTCGGTGGCCGAGGATCGGGCGACCTGGGCCCTGGCTATCGCCGGCGCCTTGCTGCTCAGCCGCAGGCTGGCGACTCGGCAGATGCTGAGCATGGTCGACTGGCACTTGCTGCTGCTGTTCGCCGGGCTGTTCGTGGTAACCGGGGCGCTGGGTGCCAGGCCGGCGCTGATCCCCGGCGTCGTCCTGGCGCCCCTCTCTGGGGGGCCTTATGGAACCGAGGCCCTGGCGGCAGTGGCGCTGGCCGGCAGCAACACCATCGGCAACGTGCCCCTGGTGGTGTTCCTGCTGTCGGTAACCGGCGATTGGACCGACATGGCGCTGTATTCCCTGGCGTTGTTTAGCACGCTCAGCGGCAATTTCCTGATCGTCGGTAGCGTCGCCAACATCATTGCCGTCGAGCGAGCGCGGGCCCTGGGCGTCACCATCGGTTTCGTCGACTACGCAAAGATCGGCGTGCCGGTCACCGTGCTTAGCCTGTTGGCAGCCTATGCCTGGATCCGTCTGGTCTATCCACCGTTCGCCGCGATGATTGGCACATAA
- a CDS encoding tripartite tricarboxylate transporter substrate-binding protein, with protein sequence MSDVFSTVSRRSLLKGATAVAGAAALGSFPLRQAKAEKFPSKSMRVAIPTGEGGGVDEAARAFTSVWTKKLGESFEYSYYPGASGQVGYEIFVKKLESDCHTLLFGNIGPEMIMYATQNPGYKFPDDYIYFASIDVDDSVIWVGKNSKFQTIQALVEEGKKRTVNFSTSRLPHPSSLGVLALAEATGAKFKLVPYGGGNAARSAAITGEVDACATFMSSSFKFVDQIKFLTVFAEKNRMPALTGNAPTVNAAFGTKIPALTGNRAWAIQSKAIKEYPERYEILKKTVKETFEDPAYRKEVEKGKTPWEFAEFADEAACTQSAQEIMAMAAKYKSLITATK encoded by the coding sequence ATGTCTGATGTGTTCTCCACGGTCTCCCGGCGCAGCCTGCTGAAGGGAGCGACGGCGGTGGCCGGCGCCGCGGCGCTGGGTTCTTTCCCGTTGCGCCAGGCGAAAGCCGAAAAATTCCCGTCGAAAAGCATGCGCGTGGCCATCCCGACCGGCGAGGGCGGCGGCGTCGATGAAGCGGCGCGGGCCTTTACCAGCGTATGGACCAAGAAGCTCGGGGAGAGCTTCGAATATAGCTATTATCCCGGCGCGTCGGGACAGGTCGGCTACGAGATTTTCGTCAAGAAGCTGGAATCCGATTGCCACACGCTGCTGTTCGGCAACATCGGTCCGGAAATGATCATGTATGCCACGCAGAACCCCGGCTACAAGTTCCCGGACGATTACATCTATTTCGCCAGCATCGATGTCGACGACTCGGTCATCTGGGTCGGCAAGAACAGCAAATTCCAAACCATCCAGGCGTTGGTCGAGGAAGGCAAGAAGCGGACCGTCAACTTCTCGACCAGCCGTTTGCCGCATCCGTCGAGCCTGGGCGTCCTGGCGTTGGCCGAGGCAACCGGTGCCAAGTTCAAACTGGTCCCCTATGGTGGCGGCAATGCCGCCCGCTCGGCCGCCATCACCGGCGAGGTTGACGCCTGCGCGACGTTCATGAGCTCGTCGTTCAAGTTCGTCGACCAGATCAAGTTCCTAACGGTCTTTGCGGAAAAGAACCGGATGCCGGCATTGACCGGGAACGCGCCGACGGTGAACGCGGCGTTCGGAACGAAGATTCCGGCGCTGACGGGCAACCGGGCCTGGGCCATCCAAAGCAAGGCCATCAAGGAATATCCCGAACGCTACGAGATCCTGAAGAAGACCGTCAAGGAAACCTTCGAGGACCCGGCCTACCGCAAGGAAGTCGAGAAGGGAAAGACGCCGTGGGAGTTCGCCGAGTTTGCGGACGAAGCGGCGTGTACGCAATCCGCCCAGGAAATCATGGCGATGGCGGCCAAGTACAAGAGCCTGATCACAGCGACGAAGTGA
- a CDS encoding tripartite tricarboxylate transporter TctB family protein: MKAGDKSETGKVSVGAELIIPIASLLFAVYYLTSIWNIRWEAQVNGFFHSTILLILIVAFLIKTFARIARGEADLRFGERLGTTALLKSRLGLIGITAVFVFTLPYLGFTLGTFLFLLATMLFFGIRSRKLLILVPLCLAAGGYILFIAALNARFPRGVIENLLAAIS; this comes from the coding sequence ATGAAAGCGGGTGACAAATCGGAAACCGGCAAGGTGTCGGTGGGCGCGGAACTGATCATTCCGATCGCCAGCCTGCTGTTTGCAGTCTATTACCTGACCTCCATCTGGAACATCCGTTGGGAAGCGCAGGTCAACGGCTTCTTCCATTCCACGATCCTGCTGATCCTGATCGTGGCCTTCCTCATCAAAACATTCGCCCGGATCGCCCGCGGTGAGGCGGATCTTCGATTCGGTGAGCGCTTGGGCACCACGGCGCTCCTCAAAAGCCGCCTGGGGCTGATTGGCATCACGGCGGTTTTCGTCTTCACGCTGCCCTATCTCGGGTTCACGCTGGGAACGTTCCTGTTCCTGCTCGCCACGATGCTCTTTTTCGGGATTCGTTCCCGCAAGCTCCTCATCCTGGTGCCGCTGTGTCTGGCCGCCGGTGGATACATTCTGTTCATCGCTGCGCTGAACGCTCGCTTCCCCCGAGGCGTCATCGAAAATCTTTTGGCCGCAATTTCCTGA
- a CDS encoding tripartite tricarboxylate transporter permease, producing MTFELLADVMLNSVSLWWLILLATTIGIIVGAVPGFAAHNTIIILLPFTLAVDVHMGMTFMVALYVATHMGGGIPAILLNIPGTGGAAATTLDGFPMAKKGMAQQALVCSFMGSTIGGFVTSVVALFTLPYLARIAYNLHSVEMVIIMLFGITLIAVIAAKDTLKGLIAGFLGLLIGAIGTDHIYSTPRGTFGFLELYDGIPIVPALIGLFAISEALVMIETESMLTESGRARMLKATWAETLEGIRMSVTRLWQITWTGMIGLFIGAIPGAGASIASFVAYQQSRMYSKTPELYGTGIPEGVLAPESANNGVGSGSLIPLLVIGIPGGSTAAVMMVVMHYHGVPLGQRLFVEDPGLAYGVFTTMIVSYIVMLFTIIPLTRYLSRVTLISTMILVPTIVCFTLVGAFAPRAYLFDMGLAMAFGILGFIARKTGFHVVGILIGVILGPMIEQYFLRAMRISDGDMTVFFTSPVGNVLWALLVFSLAAPMVFSRFRKGKAA from the coding sequence ATGACTTTCGAACTACTCGCCGACGTCATGCTCAACTCGGTCAGCCTGTGGTGGCTGATCCTGTTGGCGACGACCATCGGCATTATTGTCGGGGCCGTTCCCGGTTTCGCGGCGCACAACACTATCATCATCCTGCTGCCCTTTACGTTGGCGGTCGACGTTCACATGGGAATGACTTTCATGGTCGCCCTGTACGTGGCCACCCACATGGGGGGCGGCATTCCCGCCATCCTGCTCAACATTCCCGGAACGGGAGGCGCGGCGGCGACGACGCTCGACGGCTTCCCGATGGCCAAGAAGGGCATGGCCCAGCAGGCGCTCGTGTGCAGTTTCATGGGATCGACGATCGGTGGCTTCGTGACGTCCGTCGTTGCCCTGTTCACCCTGCCGTACCTGGCGCGCATCGCCTACAATCTGCACAGCGTCGAGATGGTCATCATCATGCTGTTCGGCATTACGCTGATCGCGGTGATCGCGGCAAAGGACACGTTGAAGGGCTTGATCGCCGGCTTCCTCGGCCTGCTGATTGGCGCCATCGGCACCGATCACATCTATTCCACGCCGCGCGGGACCTTCGGTTTCCTCGAACTTTATGATGGCATTCCCATCGTGCCGGCGCTCATCGGACTGTTCGCGATCTCCGAGGCTCTGGTCATGATCGAGACCGAGTCGATGCTGACGGAGAGCGGCCGCGCCCGCATGCTCAAGGCCACCTGGGCCGAAACCCTGGAAGGCATCCGGATGTCGGTCACCCGACTCTGGCAAATCACCTGGACCGGCATGATCGGCCTGTTCATTGGGGCAATTCCGGGAGCGGGGGCCAGCATCGCCTCCTTCGTCGCCTACCAGCAGTCCCGGATGTATTCCAAGACTCCCGAACTCTACGGCACCGGCATTCCGGAAGGGGTCCTGGCTCCGGAGTCGGCCAACAACGGCGTCGGCTCGGGCAGTCTGATCCCGCTGCTGGTGATCGGCATCCCGGGTGGCAGCACGGCGGCCGTCATGATGGTGGTCATGCACTACCACGGTGTGCCTTTGGGCCAGCGACTGTTCGTCGAGGACCCGGGTTTGGCCTATGGCGTGTTCACCACGATGATCGTCAGCTACATCGTCATGCTGTTCACCATCATCCCGCTCACCCGTTACCTTTCCCGGGTAACGCTGATCTCGACCATGATCCTGGTGCCGACGATCGTCTGCTTCACCTTGGTGGGGGCATTCGCGCCGCGGGCCTATCTGTTCGATATGGGGTTGGCCATGGCATTCGGCATTCTTGGCTTCATCGCCAGAAAGACGGGGTTCCATGTAGTCGGCATCCTGATCGGCGTCATCCTGGGGCCGATGATCGAACAGTATTTCCTGCGGGCGATGCGTATTTCCGACGGCGACATGACGGTGTTCTTCACGTCGCCGGTCGGCAACGTGCTGTGGGCATTGCTGGTCTTCTCGCTGGCGGCGCCGATGGTTTTCAGTCGGTTCCGCAAGGGGAAAGCGGCGTGA